The following proteins are co-located in the Triticum aestivum cultivar Chinese Spring chromosome 1A, IWGSC CS RefSeq v2.1, whole genome shotgun sequence genome:
- the LOC123128604 gene encoding putative expansin-A30 — protein MASAASKSAAVLVLLVSLAGVATTVDARFRAMQWTPAHATFYGDEATAETMGGACGYDITAGYGADTAALSSTLFLDGYGCGTCYQIRCVGATACYRGSPVITVTATNLCPPNWAQDTNNGGWCNPPRTHFDLAIPAFKKMADWHAGIVPVMYRRVPCMRKGGIRFAFQGNPHWLLVYVTNVGGAGDVGEMWVKGNGGMGWLRMSHNWGASYQAFRQLGGQALSFKLTSYTTGLTIVAADAAPASWSIGLTYQARANFK, from the exons ATGGCTTCTGCTGCGTCCAAGTCCGCGGCCGTCTTGGTCCTCCTCGTCTCCCTTGCCGGCGTGGCCACCACCGTGGACGCCAGGTTCAGGGCCATGCAGTGGACTCCCGCCCACGCTACGTTCTACGGCGACGAGGCCACAGCCGAGACGATGG GCGGGGCGTGCGGGTACGACATCACGGCGGGGTACGGCGCGGACACGGCGGCGCTGAGCTCGACGCTGTTCCTGGACGGCTACGGGTGCGGGACGTGCTACCAGATCCGGTGCGTCGGAGCTACGGCCTGTTACAGGGGCTCGCCGGTGATCACGGTGACCGCGACCAACCTGTGCCCGCCCAACTGGGCGCAGGACACCAACAACGGCGGCTGGTGCAACCCACCGCGCACCCACTTCGACCTCGCCATCCCGGCCTTCAAGAAGATGGCCGACTGGCATGCGGGCATCGTCCCCGTCATGTACCGCAGGGTGCCGTGCATGCGCAAGGGCGGGATCCGGTTCGCGTTCCAGGGCAACCCGCACTGGCTGTTGGTGTACGTCACCAAcgtcggcggcgccggcgacgTCGGGGAGATGTGGGTGAAGGGCAATGGCGGCATGGGGTGGCTGCGCATGAGCCACAACTGGGGCGCCTCGTACCAGGCGTTCCGGCAGCTCGGCGGCCAGGCGCTGAGCTTCAAGCTCACCTCCTACACCACCGGGCTGACcatcgtcgccgccgacgccgcgccgGCGAGCTGGAGCATCGGGCTCACGTACCAGGCTCGCGCCAACTTCAAATAG